One part of the Bdellovibrio sp. KM01 genome encodes these proteins:
- a CDS encoding phosphatase domain-containing protein: protein MKNLMGMILVLFLTATSEAKILVISDIDDTLKVSHILSKLGSATSAFDDDSKFVGMAEIFQDLESSHSDIEFHYVSLAPQVLMGEQHEDFLEENHFPVTELHMNKGIKQDPELKQKVIRRLLLDKKPELVLYFGDNGQFDAIVYDQMAKEFSRIPALTYIREAYSSRGESKHPTMPGQIGFVTSVEVVIDLISRNILPKSSYLQIQDIVYKRLMKDDGDETFGKMVFPGWQDCRDFKWIWDVKNPTEKLRVIKSIIQQRCQ, encoded by the coding sequence ATGAAAAATCTGATGGGAATGATCCTAGTACTGTTTTTGACAGCGACGTCAGAGGCCAAAATCCTGGTTATTTCCGATATCGATGACACCTTAAAGGTCTCCCACATTCTGTCTAAATTAGGCTCCGCAACTTCCGCTTTTGACGATGACAGTAAGTTCGTGGGTATGGCCGAGATCTTTCAGGATCTTGAGTCCTCACATAGTGATATAGAATTTCATTATGTAAGCCTGGCTCCCCAGGTTTTGATGGGCGAGCAGCACGAAGATTTCCTCGAGGAAAACCACTTTCCGGTCACTGAACTTCATATGAATAAGGGCATCAAGCAAGACCCCGAATTAAAACAAAAAGTAATTCGTCGGCTCTTATTGGATAAAAAGCCGGAGCTGGTTTTATACTTCGGCGACAACGGTCAATTCGACGCCATCGTCTATGATCAGATGGCGAAAGAATTCAGTCGTATTCCTGCACTTACTTACATTCGTGAGGCTTACTCCAGTCGTGGCGAATCCAAACATCCTACGATGCCAGGGCAAATCGGTTTTGTGACGAGTGTTGAAGTTGTTATTGATTTGATCTCGCGCAATATCTTGCCAAAAAGTTCATATTTGCAGATTCAAGACATTGTCTATAAGAGATTAATGAAGGATGATGGCGACGAAACTTTTGGTAAGATGGTTTTCCCAGGCTGGCAAGACTGTCGCGATTTCAAGTGGATCTGGGACGTCAAAAATCCAACTGAAAAACTTCGTG
- the rnk gene encoding nucleoside diphosphate kinase regulator, giving the protein MEKLPSLVISREDYEKISAILSFAKIEVAELLEEELGRAQLVSADQLENDVVAMNSTVTFTDLDSGKEQALTLSYPHDANMEMGKVSILAPVGAALIGLRVGQTIDWPLADGKVKRIRVVSVARA; this is encoded by the coding sequence ATGGAGAAACTTCCATCATTAGTCATTTCACGCGAGGACTACGAAAAAATATCCGCCATTCTTTCATTTGCAAAAATTGAAGTGGCAGAACTTCTGGAAGAAGAATTAGGCCGTGCCCAACTTGTTTCGGCTGACCAACTTGAAAACGATGTTGTAGCGATGAATTCCACAGTGACCTTTACTGATTTGGATTCCGGCAAGGAACAGGCCTTGACGTTAAGTTATCCCCATGATGCCAACATGGAAATGGGCAAAGTTTCGATCCTGGCCCCCGTGGGTGCGGCCCTGATCGGACTTCGTGTGGGACAAACTATCGACTGGCCGTTGGCAGACGGTAAAGTTAAACGCATTCGCGTGGTCTCCGTCGCTCGCGCTTAA
- the msrA gene encoding peptide-methionine (S)-S-oxide reductase MsrA: MKTTKSALTLWTLITFLAFGAFAKTAEKAKPKANAPTEVSYLAGGCFWGMEELLRKLPGVTHIEVGYMGGKIPNANYNIVHTGTSNHAETVKVEFNPQQLSYENLLLYFFKIHDPTTLNRQGNDIGTQYRSAIFYTSDQQKETAHKVIARVDKSKAWGKPVTTVLEKAGEFWKAEEEHQDYLQKNPEGYTCHFVRKVDF, encoded by the coding sequence ATGAAAACTACAAAATCTGCTTTGACACTCTGGACCCTTATAACCTTTCTGGCATTTGGCGCTTTTGCAAAAACGGCAGAAAAAGCAAAGCCCAAGGCGAATGCTCCAACTGAAGTTTCCTACCTTGCCGGAGGATGTTTTTGGGGGATGGAAGAGTTGCTTCGCAAACTCCCGGGTGTGACACATATTGAAGTGGGTTACATGGGAGGTAAGATTCCGAATGCGAATTACAATATTGTGCATACGGGTACTTCCAATCATGCAGAGACCGTGAAAGTCGAATTCAATCCACAGCAGTTGAGTTATGAAAATTTGCTGCTTTATTTTTTCAAAATTCACGATCCCACCACTTTAAATCGTCAAGGCAATGACATCGGCACTCAGTATCGCAGCGCGATTTTTTACACGTCTGATCAGCAGAAAGAAACTGCTCACAAAGTGATCGCTCGGGTCGATAAATCCAAAGCGTGGGGTAAACCTGTCACCACGGTTCTGGAAAAAGCCGGGGAATTTTGGAAGGCCGAAGAAGAACACCAAGATTATCTGCAGAAAAATCCCGAAGGTTATACTTGTCACTTTGTGCGTAAGGTGGATTTCTAA
- a CDS encoding YaeQ family protein yields MLYRFQIELSDIDRGVYESLDFRVAQHPSETYPYMLSRVLAYCLSYEERLEFTPGGLADPEAPALRKLGLQNSVNLWIEIGNPSARKLHKASKVAKLVKVYTYKNPEVLLTEVRGGEVHRAQELEMFAFDPKFLEAAAEKIEKNNRWTLLVQQGTLDLTIGQETLTGEVKPAIL; encoded by the coding sequence GTGCTCTATCGCTTTCAAATTGAACTTTCCGACATTGATCGTGGTGTGTACGAGTCCTTGGATTTTCGCGTGGCCCAGCATCCTTCGGAAACATATCCCTATATGTTAAGCCGGGTTCTGGCGTACTGCCTGTCCTATGAAGAACGTTTGGAGTTTACTCCAGGGGGCTTGGCCGATCCTGAAGCTCCCGCCTTGCGTAAGCTGGGACTTCAAAACTCTGTGAACCTGTGGATTGAAATTGGGAATCCTTCAGCACGCAAGCTGCATAAGGCTTCGAAAGTTGCAAAGCTTGTCAAAGTATATACTTATAAAAATCCCGAAGTTCTTTTGACGGAAGTTCGTGGCGGAGAAGTTCATCGCGCCCAGGAACTTGAAATGTTTGCCTTTGATCCTAAGTTTTTGGAAGCGGCCGCTGAAAAAATTGAAAAGAACAATCGTTGGACATTGTTGGTTCAACAGGGGACTTTAGATTTAACCATCGGTCAGGAAACTCTGACCGGTGAAGTAAAGCCCGCGATTTTATAG
- a CDS encoding isochorismatase family protein, with protein sequence MSRNRATWDASECALILIDYQPEMFKGIGSSDPHMVETNVCALTKAAVAFDIPVILSTVGVKMGVNQPTIKSLRAELPELQEIDRSSMNAWEDESFLKAVKTTGRKRLVFCALWTEICLAYPVLEALRDEYEVTFVADAVAGQSKEEHEMAIERMIQAGAIPNTTIAMVAEWFRDWKSPLAAKGREVFSSLIREHRATHANSRYQPAPDSYSSQSEMM encoded by the coding sequence ATGAGCAGAAACCGAGCAACCTGGGACGCCAGCGAGTGTGCCCTTATATTGATTGATTATCAACCTGAGATGTTTAAAGGTATTGGTTCCAGCGATCCACATATGGTTGAAACTAATGTCTGTGCTCTTACAAAGGCCGCTGTGGCGTTTGATATTCCGGTGATACTAAGCACAGTGGGCGTAAAAATGGGAGTCAATCAACCGACTATCAAATCATTGCGCGCAGAACTTCCTGAGTTGCAAGAGATCGATCGCTCCAGCATGAATGCCTGGGAAGACGAATCTTTTCTGAAAGCAGTGAAAACCACGGGTCGCAAAAGACTGGTGTTTTGTGCCCTGTGGACTGAAATCTGTCTGGCTTACCCAGTTCTTGAAGCTTTGCGAGACGAGTATGAGGTGACTTTTGTTGCAGATGCTGTCGCTGGACAATCCAAAGAAGAACATGAAATGGCCATTGAGCGCATGATTCAAGCCGGAGCCATTCCAAATACTACGATTGCCATGGTCGCAGAGTGGTTCCGTGACTGGAAGTCACCGCTGGCAGCAAAAGGCCGCGAAGTGTTTTCGTCCCTGATTCGCGAGCATCGCGCGACTCACGCAAATTCTCGCTATCAGCCGGCACCAGATTCCTATTCCAGTCAGTCCGAAATGATGTAG
- a CDS encoding beta-sandwich domain-containing protein: MDRHLAKRVLTSALLLQVPMLAKAETSIFNSFEKVSVLATQNKFEGAVRINDISRKNGGDLYALDLAKPLPLTFIKAKPKSGKVKIISVNLITDKSERIIVKAFNGVTISDNDKELSSENLNSASLISAIEIQAEAMGGSAVLDFNAISTQEAPKLALRESGNSPVPPGNDNGSSCNKKFDAVLKEKLDIVQLWASRAEGSTQGSWQEKYATKEFNKFVADFIVTLKADKTTFASTDYTLTLLNFFAERHNSSRADGALEQGYKLMADETFDVFMLSLQSDQICRPVTSESLIKIALDFQKRQEANKPDSRARKLYESMIAKIGKLIPTHYRRELTAKNLSFRAADSEGYKNHKLFVTSKAESFLKGTYQEMSLSAYGIAEQALLREVKDLNNEQTYQLIVEFQTKYNDTANYPQEVMLKYLTILSEHSNFLKLNQRM, from the coding sequence ATGGATCGTCATTTGGCGAAGCGAGTGTTAACGTCCGCGCTGCTACTGCAAGTTCCCATGCTGGCAAAAGCAGAAACATCAATCTTTAATTCATTTGAAAAGGTCTCTGTGTTAGCGACACAGAACAAATTCGAAGGAGCTGTTCGTATCAACGATATCTCCCGTAAAAACGGGGGAGACCTTTATGCTCTGGATTTAGCAAAACCCCTCCCACTGACTTTCATTAAAGCGAAACCAAAATCTGGCAAAGTGAAAATCATCAGCGTGAATCTGATCACGGATAAGAGCGAACGCATCATCGTAAAAGCTTTTAATGGCGTTACTATCAGTGACAATGACAAAGAGTTGTCCTCCGAAAATCTGAATTCCGCTTCTCTGATCTCAGCTATCGAAATTCAAGCCGAAGCCATGGGCGGAAGTGCCGTATTGGATTTCAATGCGATCTCCACTCAAGAAGCACCAAAGCTGGCACTGCGTGAAAGTGGTAACAGCCCTGTTCCTCCAGGTAACGACAACGGAAGCTCTTGTAATAAGAAATTCGATGCTGTTTTGAAAGAGAAACTGGATATCGTACAGCTTTGGGCTTCTCGTGCTGAAGGCAGTACGCAGGGATCTTGGCAGGAAAAATATGCGACGAAGGAGTTTAATAAATTCGTTGCTGATTTTATTGTGACATTGAAAGCTGATAAAACAACTTTCGCTTCGACTGATTATACTCTGACACTTTTGAATTTCTTTGCTGAGCGTCACAATTCCAGTCGTGCAGATGGGGCATTGGAGCAAGGGTATAAATTGATGGCAGACGAAACATTCGATGTGTTTATGCTATCTTTGCAAAGTGATCAAATCTGCCGTCCTGTGACGAGTGAATCTTTGATCAAGATTGCGTTGGATTTCCAAAAACGTCAGGAGGCCAACAAACCTGATAGCCGTGCGAGAAAGCTTTATGAGTCAATGATTGCCAAAATCGGTAAGCTGATTCCAACTCACTACCGCAGAGAATTGACAGCGAAAAATCTGTCTTTCCGCGCAGCCGACTCAGAAGGTTATAAAAATCACAAACTTTTCGTAACTAGCAAAGCCGAAAGCTTCCTAAAAGGAACTTACCAGGAAATGAGCTTGAGCGCTTATGGTATTGCAGAGCAGGCTTTGTTGCGTGAAGTGAAAGACCTCAATAACGAACAGACTTATCAGCTGATCGTGGAGTTCCAGACAAAGTACAATGATACGGCAAACTATCCTCAGGAAGTGATGCTGAAGTATCTAACGATTCTCTCAGAGCACAGCAATTTCTTGAAATTGAACCAACGAATGTAG
- a CDS encoding murein L,D-transpeptidase family protein, with the protein MKFNLKVSIMNVAKGLFYGCALLTVAYITLELPLFNSIKLQLLGKSTVQKRLKEYGPKVNANLKPLFLAKGVIYPPKDITLLYIKAQKNLSLFSTDQNGNPKFIKSYPVYAASGKSGPKLQEGDNQVPEGLYGIESLNPNSAYHLALRINYPTDFDKQMAKEEGRKKLGSDIMIHGKSVSIGCIAIGDEAIEELFVLAAQSNYKNWKVILSPVDFRKVTTAPEPKIFKPWVPKLYENISANLKNLPLN; encoded by the coding sequence ATGAAATTCAATTTAAAAGTCTCAATAATGAATGTCGCAAAGGGACTTTTCTACGGCTGCGCTTTGCTGACCGTCGCTTATATCACGCTGGAATTGCCGCTCTTCAATAGCATCAAACTCCAACTGCTCGGCAAATCCACCGTGCAAAAACGACTAAAAGAATACGGCCCCAAAGTAAATGCGAACCTGAAACCTTTATTCCTCGCAAAGGGAGTGATCTACCCACCCAAAGATATCACTCTGCTTTATATTAAAGCGCAAAAAAATTTATCCTTATTTTCAACCGATCAAAATGGAAATCCAAAATTCATTAAAAGCTATCCCGTGTATGCTGCCAGCGGAAAATCCGGACCAAAACTACAGGAAGGCGATAACCAAGTTCCTGAAGGCCTTTATGGAATTGAAAGTCTCAACCCCAATAGCGCCTATCACCTGGCATTGCGAATTAACTACCCGACAGATTTCGATAAACAGATGGCCAAAGAGGAAGGTCGAAAAAAGCTTGGTTCTGACATTATGATCCATGGGAAAAGTGTTTCGATTGGATGTATCGCAATAGGTGATGAAGCCATCGAAGAACTTTTCGTTCTGGCGGCACAAAGTAACTATAAAAACTGGAAGGTGATCTTATCGCCCGTGGACTTCAGAAAGGTCACAACGGCGCCGGAACCCAAAATTTTTAAACCCTGGGTGCCAAAGCTTTACGAAAATATTTCTGCAAACTTAAAAAATCTGCCGCTCAACTAG